The following coding sequences are from one Pararge aegeria chromosome 13, ilParAegt1.1, whole genome shotgun sequence window:
- the LOC120628920 gene encoding putative inorganic phosphate cotransporter, protein MMVVNDSTDNNGTENGKSVQVNVSEQCNEFKVSGWGYRHQQCLILFFCLLTALSMRSCMGVALVDMVNSNIEYSDKNLVLANATDINSLGKKYNGSYLKENNITDDTEAKSHIQVVLHSLLLIPPYPKFQWTKKTQDIVTSSFFWGYMLLQIPGGQLAHRFGARYLLTGALLINAVMSFCVPWAAFYGGWILLAIFRMVQGLTQACLLPGVHTILGKWAPLEERGRLAGWAYGGSVLGAVLGLTITGFIATSPLGWPGIFRFYGIISAIIGSVMWIFGADTPAQHKSISATERRYIEERLGSNGKKKRSIPWSSILRCRGVWAIIAAHVGQSWGQLTFYTEVPAFMDKVMGVNIKANGMLTALPYLMMWFANFFFTWFSDMLIVKKILNVANTRKLANSFGSFLPAIGLVVLAFVPKNIYVVEAVLIILCVCKVAANVGFHINHIDLSSNFSGTLIGLSNFAANAFGSLAPIVAGLILTDVTSEYLWRKVFFVSAGLYVITNLVYVMFGEGEKADWDNPPEDDSEEEKEDSNELESMIKENTVTLQQ, encoded by the exons atgatgGTAGTGAATGATAGTACGGACAACAATGGTACCGAGAATGGTAAATCTGTGCAAGTGAATGTTTCAGAACAGTGCAATGAATTCAAAG TTTCAGGTTGGGGATATCGACATCAACAATGTCTGATTCTTTTCTTTTGTCTTCTCACCGCACTAAGCATGCGATCATGTATGGGAGTAGCCTTAGTAGATATGGTAAACAGCAACATTGAGTATTCCGATAAGAATTTAGTCCTTGCTAATGCAACGGATATAAATTCactaggaaaaaaatataacggGAGTTACTtaaaggaaaataatataactgaCGATACCGAGGCTAAAAGTCACATTCAAGTGGTTCTACATTCACTTTTGTTGATACCACCA TACCCCAAATTCCAATGGACCAAAAAGACCCAGGACATAGTAACGTCATCATTTTTTTGGGGCTATATGCTGCTGCAGATACCAGGTGGACAACTGGCACATCGTTTTGGTGCTCGATACCTACTGACTGGAGCTCTCTTGATAAATGCAGTTATGTCCTTCTGTGTACCTTGGGCAGCATTTTAT GGTGGTTGGATATTGTTGGCAATATTCCGAATGGTACAAGGTTTGACCCAAGCTTGCTTGCTGCCGGGAGTTCATACCATATTGGGAAAATGGGCACCTTTAGAAGAGAGAGGTAGATTAGCTGGCTGGGCTTATGGAG GTTCCGTCCTAGGTGCAGTGTTGGGTTTAACTATAACTGGTTTCATCGCAACATCGCCACTAGGTTGGCCTGGTATTTTTCGTTTCTACGGAATAATCTCAGCAATCATTGGCAGTGTGATGTGGATTTTTGGAGCGGACACTCCTGCTCAGCACAAAAGTATATCCGCTACTGAGAGACGATATATTGAAGAGAGGTTAGGTAGCAATGGaaag AAGAAACGCTCGATCCCCTGGTCTAGCATTCTTCGGTGTCGTGGTGTTTGGGCAATAATAGCAGCTCATGTAGGCCAATCGTGGGGCCAACTTACCTTCTATACTGAAGTTCCAGCCTTCATGGACAAAGTTATGGGAGTTAATATAAAAGCG AATGGAATGCTCACAGCGTTGCCGTATCTTATGATGTGGTTCGCAAACTTCTTCTTCACCTGGTTCTCCGACATGTTGATTGTTAAAAAGATTCTCAATGTAGCTAATACAAGAAAATTAGCTAATTCATttg GAAGCTTTCTTCCAGCCATTGGTCTGGTGGTGTTGGCGTTTGTTCCTAAGAACATCTATGTGGTTGAAGCTGTACTTATCATTCTCTGCGTCTGCAAAGTCGCTGCCAACGTCGGATTTCAT ATTAACCATATCGACCTATCAAGTAACTTTTCCGGGACTTTGATAGGCTTAAGCAACTTCGCTGCCAATGCGTTTGGTTCACTAGCACCGATAGTAGCTGGTCTCATCCTTACTGATGTC ACTAGTGAATATCTATGGAGGAAAGTTTTCTTTGTGTCTGCTGGTTTGTACGTTATTACGAATCTGGTTTATGTGATGTTTGGGGAGGGAGAGAAGGCAGATTGGGACAACCCCCCCGAAGACGACAGTGAGGAAGAAAAAGAAGACTCCAATGAATTGGAATCAATGATAAAGGAAAATACAGTTACTTTACAACAGTAA